Proteins from one Sphingobacteriaceae bacterium genomic window:
- a CDS encoding UDP-3-O-(3-hydroxymyristoyl)glucosamine N-acyltransferase: protein MEIKATTLKFIADLIQAEFIGDPSHAITGFNEIHRVKKGDVVFVDHPKYYDKSLQSLASTIIINKKVDCPDGKAIIIHPEPFTAFNLLTKYFKPAFYSDKNISPTAKIGKHSIIMPGCFIGNDVIIGEHCILHPNVVVYDGCVIGNHVQIHANTTIGGNAFYFKKRESNFEALNSCGSVIIEDHVRIGSNCSIDRGVTAITKIGKGSILDNQIQIGHDVEIGELCLFAAQVGIAGAVTIGNNVTLWGQVGIASGLTIEDGVTVLAQSGVGENIKKNETYFGSPAGPAKEKMKQLFAAKQLPDLIHKLYNPENK, encoded by the coding sequence ATGGAAATTAAAGCAACTACTTTAAAATTTATTGCAGACTTAATTCAAGCTGAATTCATCGGCGACCCTTCACATGCCATTACAGGCTTTAATGAAATTCATCGTGTAAAAAAAGGTGATGTTGTTTTTGTTGATCATCCCAAATATTACGATAAATCCCTTCAATCATTAGCCTCTACCATCATCATCAACAAAAAAGTAGATTGCCCTGATGGAAAAGCGATAATCATTCATCCGGAACCTTTTACGGCTTTCAATCTGCTAACGAAATATTTTAAACCTGCCTTTTATTCCGACAAGAATATCAGCCCCACAGCAAAAATCGGCAAACACAGCATCATTATGCCGGGTTGTTTTATCGGCAACGATGTTATAATTGGCGAACATTGCATTTTGCACCCCAACGTAGTGGTTTACGATGGATGTGTAATTGGTAATCACGTGCAAATTCACGCAAACACCACCATTGGCGGTAACGCTTTTTATTTTAAGAAAAGAGAATCTAATTTTGAGGCCTTAAATAGCTGTGGCTCGGTTATAATAGAGGATCATGTGCGTATTGGATCCAATTGTTCCATTGACCGGGGTGTAACTGCTATTACTAAAATTGGTAAAGGAAGCATATTAGATAATCAAATTCAAATTGGTCATGATGTTGAAATCGGTGAATTATGTTTATTTGCAGCGCAGGTTGGTATTGCCGGTGCTGTTACTATAGGAAATAATGTAACCTTATGGGGACAGGTTGGAATAGCAAGTGGACTTACGATTGAAGATGGCGTTACGGTATTGGCACAAAGTGGTGTGGGTGAGAATATAAAGAAGAATGAAACATACTTCGGATCTCCTGCAGGCCCGGCTAAAGAAAAAATGAAACAACTATTCGCTGCAAAGCAACTTCCTGATTTAATTCATAAATTATATAATCCGGAAAATAAGTAA
- a CDS encoding glycosyltransferase, with protein MAKIFIIGPAYPLRGGPAQFNENLCRQLNKSGHNAAIISYSLQYPNFLFPGSSQFEKSGEAPADIKIYTLINSINPFNWFKTAAFIKKEKPDFILFRYWLPFFGPCLGTIGRLVRKKCKVLALTDNVIPHEKRMGDHLFTRYFINSCNGFIAMSKTVLNDISKFSATTNKAYSPHPMYETYGEPIQKSIARKSLGIAADEKIILFFGLIRQYKGLDLLLEAMAHDKVKNQNIKLLIAGEFYDDKKIYLDLIEKLKIKNQIILHDQFIANDKVREYFCACDLVAQTYRKATNSGVSMVGYFYHKPMLVTSVGGLAEIVPHLKCGYSVPVDVSEIANAISDYFANERENEFTVHVSAERKKYEWSEFINTLLNLYNRC; from the coding sequence ATGGCTAAAATTTTCATAATTGGTCCAGCTTACCCACTAAGAGGCGGTCCCGCACAATTCAATGAAAATTTATGCAGGCAATTAAATAAATCCGGACATAATGCGGCAATCATTTCTTATTCGTTGCAGTATCCTAATTTTTTATTTCCGGGTAGCTCTCAATTTGAAAAAAGCGGCGAAGCCCCTGCAGATATTAAAATTTATACGCTCATCAATTCCATCAATCCTTTCAATTGGTTTAAAACAGCTGCATTTATTAAAAAAGAAAAACCGGACTTCATTTTATTTCGCTATTGGCTTCCTTTTTTCGGGCCGTGCTTGGGCACTATTGGCCGATTAGTGCGAAAAAAATGCAAAGTTCTTGCACTCACTGATAATGTAATTCCTCATGAAAAAAGAATGGGTGATCATTTATTTACCCGATATTTTATCAATAGCTGTAATGGGTTTATTGCCATGAGTAAAACTGTGCTTAATGATATTTCTAAATTCAGCGCAACTACTAACAAGGCCTACTCCCCTCACCCCATGTACGAAACGTACGGAGAACCAATTCAAAAATCTATCGCGCGTAAATCATTAGGAATAGCTGCTGATGAAAAAATAATACTTTTTTTTGGTTTAATTCGCCAATACAAAGGTTTGGATTTATTGCTTGAAGCTATGGCCCATGATAAAGTAAAAAATCAAAACATCAAACTTTTAATAGCCGGTGAATTTTATGACGATAAAAAAATATATTTAGATTTGATTGAGAAATTGAAAATAAAAAATCAGATAATCTTACATGATCAATTTATCGCCAATGATAAAGTAAGAGAATATTTTTGTGCGTGTGATTTGGTTGCTCAAACCTATCGTAAAGCGACTAATAGCGGCGTAAGCATGGTTGGATACTTTTATCATAAACCCATGCTGGTAACATCAGTTGGCGGATTAGCCGAAATTGTGCCCCATTTAAAATGTGGCTATAGTGTACCGGTTGATGTGTCTGAAATTGCGAATGCCATTAGCGATTACTTCGCAAATGAGCGCGAAAATGAATTTACAGTTCATGTAAGTGCAGAAAGAAAGAAGTATGAATGGTCAGAGTTTATCAACACCCTGTTGAATCTTTATAACAGGTGTTAA
- a CDS encoding D-2-hydroxyacid dehydrogenase: MSKKILANDGIDPIGKAMLEKAGFYVETQKVPQENIASEINKQGYVAITVRSASKIRKDIIDACPNLKVIGRGGVGMDNIDVDYARSKGIQVINTPAASSNSVAELVIAHLFSTVRFLYDSNRQMPVNGADKFEELKKKYAKGVELGGKIIGIVGFGRIGQAVAKMAIGLGMKVVAYDPFVKEAEITLNLFNADSVKIKINTSSLDEVLTLSDFITFHVPGGQMVGKEEIAKMKNGVILINTARGGVINEKDLIEVLNDGKIAHACLDVFENEPKPMLDLLNHPKIALTPHIGAATNEAQERIGVELAEKLIAALT; the protein is encoded by the coding sequence ATGAGTAAAAAAATTTTAGCCAACGACGGTATTGATCCAATTGGAAAAGCTATGCTTGAAAAAGCAGGTTTTTATGTAGAAACACAAAAAGTTCCGCAAGAAAATATTGCTTCGGAAATTAATAAGCAGGGTTATGTGGCCATTACTGTAAGAAGCGCTTCAAAAATCAGAAAAGACATTATTGATGCCTGTCCTAATTTGAAAGTGATTGGGCGTGGTGGTGTTGGAATGGATAATATTGATGTTGACTATGCACGCTCGAAAGGAATACAGGTAATAAATACTCCGGCCGCTTCAAGTAACTCAGTTGCTGAATTGGTAATTGCACATCTTTTCAGTACTGTGCGTTTTTTATATGATAGTAACCGACAAATGCCGGTAAATGGTGCAGACAAATTTGAAGAATTGAAAAAAAAGTATGCCAAAGGTGTTGAATTAGGAGGTAAAATTATTGGTATTGTTGGCTTTGGTAGAATTGGTCAAGCGGTTGCAAAAATGGCCATTGGTTTAGGAATGAAAGTAGTGGCCTACGATCCTTTTGTAAAAGAAGCAGAGATTACTTTAAATCTTTTTAATGCAGATTCTGTTAAAATAAAAATAAATACTTCAAGTCTGGACGAAGTTTTAACCTTAAGCGATTTTATTACTTTTCATGTTCCGGGTGGGCAAATGGTAGGAAAGGAAGAGATCGCTAAAATGAAAAATGGCGTTATTTTAATTAATACGGCAAGAGGAGGAGTGATTAACGAAAAAGATTTAATTGAGGTTTTGAATGATGGAAAAATAGCTCATGCTTGCCTGGATGTTTTTGAAAATGAACCCAAGCCGATGTTAGACTTATTAAATCATCCTAAAATAGCGCTAACGCCTCACATAGGTGCGGCAACTAATGAAGCGCAAGAACGAATAGGTGTTGAACTGGCAGAAAAATTAATAGCTGCCTTAACCTGA
- a CDS encoding GNAT family N-acetyltransferase, whose product MQEVKLSKASLEDIPTISLLADLIWRQHYISLIGESQVNYMLDLMYSKDSLQKQMLEKLHQFYLIQLNKEDIGFISVNEVSSGNWFLNKFYVDQNKAAKGIGTFVFNTLNKQLSPKKITLTVNKGNFKSINFYFKLGFTIEKTEVFEIGNGYVMDDFVMVWNRIK is encoded by the coding sequence ATGCAAGAAGTAAAATTATCAAAAGCTTCACTTGAAGATATACCCACCATAAGTTTACTAGCAGACCTTATTTGGCGACAACATTATATTTCTCTTATTGGCGAATCGCAAGTTAATTACATGTTGGATTTAATGTACTCCAAGGACTCTCTTCAGAAACAAATGCTTGAAAAATTGCATCAGTTTTACCTGATACAATTAAACAAAGAAGATATAGGATTCATATCTGTAAATGAAGTTAGTTCGGGAAATTGGTTTTTGAATAAATTTTACGTTGATCAAAATAAAGCAGCCAAAGGAATTGGAACTTTTGTATTTAATACACTCAACAAACAATTATCACCAAAAAAGATAACGCTTACGGTAAACAAGGGTAATTTTAAATCCATAAATTTCTATTTCAAATTAGGATTTACAATAGAGAAAACGGAAGTGTTTGAAATTGGCAACGGTTATGTGATGGATGATTTTGTGATGGTTTGGAACCGAATCAAATGA
- a CDS encoding proline--tRNA ligase, which translates to MSKVITPKEEDYSKWYNDLVVEADLADHSAVRGCMVIKPHGYAIWEKMQQALDKMFKDTGHVNAYFPLFIPKSLFEAEEKNAEGFAKECAVVTHYRLKTDPDNKAKLIVDPEAKLEEELIVRPTSEAIIWNTYKSWIESYRDLPILVNQWANVVRWEMRTRLFLRTAEFLWQEGHTAHASKEEALEETKKMLDIYADFAENFMAVPVIKGVKTANERFAGAEDTYCIEALMQDGKALQAGTSHFLGQNFAKAFDVKFTGKDGKLDYVWATSWGVSTRLVGALIMSHSDNNGLVIPPKLAPYQVVIVPIYKGEEGLKKMNAEADVLVKKLKDKNISVKYDNRDSHRPGWKFAEYELKGIPVRITLGERDLANGTIEVARRDNLSKETIQLKDAADYIEKLLTDIQHSLFQKAVERMNNWSYHAVDYADFKQLLDKGGFVYAHWDGTSETETKIKEETKATIRCIPLNNKMEQGICIYSGKPSNQKVIFARAY; encoded by the coding sequence ATGAGCAAGGTCATAACTCCCAAAGAAGAAGATTACAGCAAATGGTACAACGACCTGGTTGTAGAAGCCGACTTAGCCGATCACAGTGCGGTGCGCGGATGCATGGTGATAAAACCACATGGTTATGCTATTTGGGAAAAAATGCAACAAGCTTTGGATAAAATGTTTAAGGATACCGGACATGTTAATGCCTACTTCCCACTTTTTATACCAAAATCTTTATTCGAGGCAGAAGAGAAAAATGCAGAAGGTTTTGCTAAAGAATGTGCCGTTGTAACGCATTACCGATTAAAAACCGACCCGGATAATAAAGCCAAATTAATTGTTGATCCGGAAGCTAAATTAGAAGAAGAATTAATTGTAAGACCAACAAGTGAAGCTATCATTTGGAACACCTATAAAAGCTGGATTGAAAGTTACCGCGATTTACCAATCTTAGTTAATCAATGGGCAAATGTGGTTCGCTGGGAAATGCGTACTCGCTTATTTTTAAGAACAGCAGAGTTTTTATGGCAGGAAGGCCATACTGCTCACGCAAGTAAAGAAGAAGCGCTTGAAGAAACTAAAAAAATGTTGGATATTTATGCTGACTTTGCCGAGAATTTTATGGCAGTACCGGTAATCAAAGGTGTAAAAACTGCCAACGAACGTTTTGCCGGCGCTGAAGATACTTATTGTATTGAGGCTTTAATGCAAGATGGTAAAGCCCTTCAAGCCGGAACGTCGCACTTTCTAGGCCAAAATTTCGCCAAAGCATTTGATGTGAAATTTACCGGTAAAGATGGTAAGCTAGACTATGTTTGGGCCACAAGTTGGGGCGTTAGTACTCGCTTGGTGGGTGCACTTATTATGAGTCATAGCGATAATAATGGCCTTGTTATTCCGCCTAAATTAGCACCTTATCAAGTTGTTATTGTACCCATTTATAAAGGTGAAGAGGGATTGAAAAAAATGAATGCAGAAGCAGATGTATTGGTAAAAAAATTAAAGGACAAAAATATAAGTGTAAAATACGATAACAGAGATTCTCATAGACCGGGATGGAAATTCGCTGAATACGAATTAAAAGGAATTCCGGTTCGCATTACATTAGGTGAAAGAGATTTAGCTAACGGCACTATTGAAGTAGCCCGACGTGATAATTTATCAAAAGAAACTATACAGTTAAAAGACGCCGCTGATTATATTGAAAAGTTGCTCACCGATATACAGCATTCACTATTTCAAAAAGCCGTGGAAAGAATGAATAATTGGAGTTACCACGCCGTTGATTATGCAGATTTTAAACAACTTTTGGATAAAGGAGGTTTTGTTTATGCACATTGGGATGGCACCTCTGAAACCGAAACTAAAATTAAAGAAGAAACAAAAGCCACTATCCGTTGTATACCTTTAAATAATAAAATGGAGCAAGGAATTTGTATTTATAGTGGAAAACCTAGCAATCAAAAAGTAATTTTCGCCAGAGCCTATTAA
- a CDS encoding cell envelope integrity protein TolA produces the protein MKKLILISSMFLLVFTACETSKLVSYADDVYSTPFADKEKARLAKEAKLQQEITQKQKAEEAALAQKALDDANPYYQDPQYSDDDYYDYAYASRIRRFNNPINGAGYYDNYYTNSYYYNANPYLYGQSIYNSYGWCSPNYYSGSSIGFTYGNPYNYYPYYGGNNSFNIGYSLGYNNGYNNGYNGFGYNPYYGYSPYYYSNPYNNGWGYLNSFDVNSQYKNMTFAARGSNGGGNSGRMTSAGMAIPSNLGGRERVAFFESVVKKQEETPRFTQTARPVKNNSGISSGNSITEQPIRNSGYNSGLNGRTEDVNLNSSNQNIGNTGRTVKQNNDVEIKNTNTRTNSRNGRVSGETNQSENNNGSNNANRSGNWNSNPSPSPSPSPSPGRTSTPRSSSSGTSRPR, from the coding sequence ATGAAAAAGTTGATTCTTATAAGTTCAATGTTTTTGCTTGTTTTTACAGCTTGCGAAACCAGTAAGCTTGTTTCTTATGCGGATGATGTTTATTCAACGCCTTTTGCTGATAAAGAAAAAGCACGATTAGCAAAAGAGGCAAAATTACAACAGGAAATTACACAGAAGCAAAAAGCGGAAGAAGCTGCATTGGCGCAAAAAGCGTTGGATGATGCAAATCCGTATTATCAGGATCCGCAGTATTCAGACGATGATTATTATGATTATGCGTATGCTTCTCGGATTAGACGATTTAATAATCCAATTAACGGTGCGGGTTATTACGATAATTATTATACCAATTCCTACTATTACAATGCCAATCCGTATTTGTATGGCCAAAGTATTTACAATTCATATGGATGGTGCAGTCCTAATTATTACTCCGGAAGCAGTATAGGCTTTACCTATGGCAATCCTTATAATTATTATCCTTATTACGGTGGAAATAACTCATTTAATATTGGCTATTCACTTGGTTACAATAACGGGTATAATAATGGGTATAATGGTTTTGGTTATAATCCTTATTATGGGTATTCGCCTTACTATTATTCTAATCCGTACAATAATGGTTGGGGTTATTTAAATAGTTTCGATGTGAATAGTCAATACAAAAACATGACATTCGCCGCACGTGGAAGTAATGGTGGAGGAAATAGTGGACGCATGACTTCTGCCGGTATGGCTATTCCCTCTAATTTGGGTGGTCGCGAACGTGTAGCCTTTTTTGAATCGGTAGTTAAAAAGCAGGAGGAAACTCCTCGTTTTACACAAACTGCCCGACCAGTAAAAAATAATTCAGGAATTTCTTCAGGAAACTCAATAACAGAACAACCGATTCGTAATAGCGGTTACAATTCCGGATTGAATGGAAGAACAGAGGATGTGAATCTTAATTCTTCTAATCAAAATATTGGAAATACCGGAAGAACGGTAAAACAAAATAACGATGTTGAAATTAAAAATACCAATACACGTACAAATTCAAGAAACGGAAGGGTAAGCGGAGAAACAAATCAATCGGAGAATAATAATGGAAGTAATAATGCTAATCGTTCCGGTAATTGGAATTCAAATCCAAGTCCTAGCCCAAGTCCAAGTCCTTCTCCGGGTCGAACTTCCACTCCCCGAAGTAGTAGCAGTGGTACATCAAGACCTCGTTAA
- the smpB gene encoding SsrA-binding protein SmpB: MVNLLVPKLSNSIHIENRRAKFDFQILDTYTAGLVLKGTEIKSIREGKAALSDSYCYFRKNELYVRNMHITEYSEASFANHEPTRERKLLLNKHEINKLMKKMKDQGLTVVPLRLFINDKGYAKLEIALAKGKKQHDKREDIKKKDIEREMSRKF, from the coding sequence ATGGTAAATTTGCTTGTGCCAAAGTTAAGTAATAGCATTCATATAGAAAATCGAAGAGCCAAGTTTGATTTTCAAATATTGGACACCTATACCGCGGGTTTGGTGCTTAAGGGAACCGAAATTAAGTCTATAAGAGAGGGAAAGGCGGCTTTATCTGACAGTTATTGTTATTTCAGAAAAAACGAGCTTTATGTCCGAAATATGCATATTACCGAATATTCTGAAGCTTCTTTTGCCAATCATGAGCCTACCCGTGAAAGAAAACTTCTGCTCAATAAACACGAGATTAATAAGCTGATGAAAAAGATGAAAGACCAGGGTTTAACAGTAGTTCCGTTGAGGTTATTCATTAATGATAAAGGCTATGCAAAGCTTGAAATTGCTTTAGCCAAAGGAAAAAAACAGCACGATAAACGTGAAGATATTAAGAAGAAGGATATTGAGCGTGAAATGAGCAGAAAGTTTTAG
- a CDS encoding ATP-binding protein, whose protein sequence is MENVRILNRIVEINIANVKYADIELCGNTCFVGTNNFGKTSLQRAILFFYSANSRGLGIASSQKSFEEHYFRYENSYLIYEISTEDKAFFVMVYRHNKLVFRFVDTPYNPDIFLNSNDEAMKIKEVIGNLEKRGIFVSNQIDTFERYRNIIYGTETDKQLSKFHLLKGNEKYQNIPKSITNVFLSSKSSIDSRFIKDFIANSLTTENSSIKLEQVERQLRQFNEKYIDIETFMKKESAQLVEMIDKKYDQVHMLKGSQMELADKLGSSLRFVETQNDNIRDAAKKKEEELAELNREHEELTENIHAKQNNYREEMGYYDRTIREANKLLKEYKTKNIDQAVAKNAERDKLQVELNIARREYESLTSNVSSIELKFTSLIEQIRNDKTAYINKLNSKTSETFNHYNELQLVQKNEYSKREAELKAKRDEALDEVSSEVTAKQIEFNELKSEEKVIRSTRMYETEIKSLESELAELRAATYKNKSERAIKQNVVATIQREWESTESRLKTSLANRVNQTNNEIAKIKNEIKEIEEKLNVQNDAFYGFLEKNVKDWQNTIGKVVNEKLLFRTDITPELSESTANTLYGISLNLENVEIISKSIEEYQFEKNERLAQIRDLEESLNQFQNSNTDEKMLAADKFGKQAGELKEDIKVLTYSLELAEKRELKLAGELEEWKQKAGKDIEQTLSGNRQRLNIVEEELSILNKKKNVLIADFNTQFDRLKIYNDERLAELKQRQESEISDLEVEKKNQVKEFEAKEEELSKEKEGNFKDKGVDSKQLKQVEARIKEITEELKDIEQYSQLVFDYLKDKREKFDKLPDYIQKKEEFIKNNSDLTIQLEDATRKFNLKRMDIQKQKRAFDEELIEFNNGVSFYTTNFRDTPLYNKLADIIERAEPKRTNYKIMDLCSQLLKNESHFNEEYGAFQRYVNEFAGKFRLDNHFNFIIRNDATQSEYEKFAQNLRSFLNENKIELSIAETATQIGLVTDSIATKVKELSGQKDKIQHIIALIAEDFKKAEFEESKLIEFIKIKIEESDNKVYRLLKRVEEFREEHGLIYNEGLFNTDFATGQKREISTRAVKLLEQLRIAIKEQEQEEIRLQDLFELKFNIKEGMNETGWTHKIDSIGSTGTDILVKAIIYITLLHVFIKESSHRSSTDFKVHCIIDEVGQISAHYLRELLKFAKNRNIMMINGLPNKSGLESHYKYTYQFRREDSGNVRIFPSIVTEVEA, encoded by the coding sequence ATGGAAAACGTAAGAATATTAAACAGAATTGTTGAGATAAATATCGCCAACGTAAAATACGCCGATATTGAATTATGTGGTAATACTTGCTTTGTGGGAACAAACAATTTTGGAAAGACATCTTTGCAACGTGCTATCTTATTTTTTTACAGCGCAAACAGCAGGGGTTTAGGAATTGCCTCCTCTCAAAAATCATTTGAAGAGCACTACTTTAGATACGAAAATTCATATTTGATTTATGAAATTTCAACAGAAGATAAAGCCTTTTTTGTAATGGTTTATCGACATAACAAATTAGTATTTCGTTTTGTAGATACACCGTACAATCCGGATATCTTTTTGAACAGCAATGATGAAGCCATGAAAATTAAAGAAGTCATAGGCAATCTGGAAAAAAGAGGAATTTTTGTATCTAATCAAATCGATACATTTGAAAGATATCGTAATATTATTTACGGAACTGAAACCGACAAACAATTATCCAAGTTTCATTTATTAAAAGGAAATGAAAAGTATCAAAATATTCCGAAGTCAATTACCAATGTATTTCTTTCTTCTAAAAGCAGTATTGACTCTAGATTTATAAAAGATTTTATCGCAAACTCGCTAACCACAGAAAATTCTAGCATTAAATTAGAACAGGTAGAACGTCAATTACGTCAGTTCAATGAAAAATACATCGACATTGAAACCTTCATGAAAAAAGAATCGGCGCAATTGGTTGAAATGATTGATAAAAAATACGACCAGGTTCATATGCTTAAAGGTTCGCAAATGGAATTGGCTGATAAACTAGGCAGTAGTTTACGATTTGTAGAAACACAAAATGATAATATTCGCGATGCAGCTAAGAAAAAGGAAGAGGAACTAGCAGAGCTAAATCGTGAACATGAGGAGTTAACTGAAAATATACACGCTAAACAAAATAATTATCGCGAAGAAATGGGTTATTACGACCGTACTATTCGGGAAGCCAATAAATTATTAAAAGAATACAAAACCAAAAATATTGATCAGGCTGTTGCCAAAAATGCAGAACGAGATAAATTACAAGTAGAATTGAATATAGCCCGTAGAGAATATGAAAGTTTAACCAGCAACGTTTCCAGCATCGAACTTAAATTTACCAGTTTAATAGAACAAATCAGAAACGATAAAACAGCTTATATCAATAAACTCAATTCAAAAACCAGCGAAACATTCAATCACTATAATGAATTGCAATTGGTGCAGAAAAACGAGTATAGCAAAAGAGAGGCTGAATTAAAGGCCAAAAGAGATGAGGCACTGGATGAAGTTTCTTCGGAAGTAACAGCAAAACAAATTGAATTCAATGAACTTAAAAGTGAAGAAAAAGTAATTCGCAGTACACGCATGTACGAAACTGAAATAAAAAGTTTGGAAAGCGAATTGGCGGAACTTAGGGCTGCCACCTATAAAAATAAAAGTGAAAGAGCCATTAAACAAAACGTTGTGGCTACTATTCAACGCGAATGGGAAAGTACTGAAAGTAGATTAAAAACATCCTTGGCAAATCGGGTAAATCAAACCAATAATGAAATTGCCAAAATAAAAAATGAAATTAAAGAAATTGAAGAAAAGCTAAACGTGCAAAACGATGCCTTTTACGGATTTTTGGAGAAAAATGTTAAAGATTGGCAAAACACCATTGGAAAAGTGGTGAACGAAAAACTATTATTTCGTACAGATATCACACCTGAATTGAGTGAATCTACCGCCAATACCCTTTATGGAATTAGTCTTAATTTGGAAAATGTAGAAATAATATCCAAATCCATTGAAGAGTATCAATTTGAAAAAAACGAGCGATTAGCACAAATCAGAGATTTAGAAGAATCACTTAATCAGTTTCAGAATTCAAATACAGATGAGAAAATGCTGGCTGCCGATAAATTCGGCAAACAGGCCGGAGAACTGAAAGAAGATATTAAAGTACTCACCTACTCGCTTGAACTCGCAGAAAAAAGAGAACTTAAATTAGCCGGCGAACTCGAAGAATGGAAACAAAAAGCCGGAAAAGATATTGAACAAACACTCAGCGGAAATCGTCAGCGTTTAAATATTGTGGAAGAGGAATTGTCTATTCTCAATAAAAAGAAAAATGTTTTAATCGCCGATTTTAATACGCAATTTGATCGTTTAAAAATTTATAACGACGAGCGACTTGCTGAATTGAAACAAAGACAAGAAAGTGAAATAAGTGATTTGGAGGTTGAAAAGAAAAATCAGGTAAAAGAGTTTGAAGCCAAAGAAGAGGAATTATCAAAAGAAAAAGAAGGTAATTTTAAAGATAAAGGAGTTGACTCCAAACAATTAAAACAAGTAGAAGCCAGAATAAAAGAGATAACTGAAGAATTAAAAGATATTGAACAATACTCTCAATTGGTTTTCGATTATTTAAAAGACAAACGAGAGAAGTTTGATAAATTACCTGATTATATTCAGAAAAAGGAAGAATTTATAAAAAACAACAGCGATTTAACCATTCAGTTAGAAGATGCCACCCGAAAATTCAATTTGAAAAGAATGGATATTCAAAAACAAAAAAGAGCATTTGATGAAGAATTGATTGAATTTAATAATGGTGTGAGCTTTTACACAACCAATTTCCGCGATACTCCTCTCTACAATAAATTAGCAGATATAATTGAACGTGCCGAACCTAAACGTACCAATTACAAAATAATGGATTTGTGCAGTCAGTTACTTAAGAACGAATCGCATTTTAATGAAGAATATGGTGCTTTTCAACGTTATGTAAATGAATTTGCCGGTAAATTCAGATTAGATAATCACTTTAATTTTATAATCAGAAATGATGCAACTCAAAGCGAATATGAAAAATTTGCTCAGAACTTACGTTCGTTTTTAAATGAAAATAAAATTGAACTTTCGATTGCCGAAACAGCTACTCAAATTGGATTAGTAACCGATAGCATCGCCACCAAGGTAAAAGAACTCAGCGGTCAAAAAGATAAAATACAACATATCATTGCTTTGATAGCGGAAGATTTTAAGAAAGCTGAATTTGAAGAGAGCAAACTTATTGAATTTATTAAAATTAAAATTGAAGAGTCGGATAACAAAGTATATCGCTTATTAAAACGAGTGGAAGAATTTAGAGAAGAGCACGGATTAATTTATAATGAAGGATTGTTTAACACTGACTTTGCTACAGGACAAAAAAGAGAAATAAGCACACGCGCTGTGAAATTGTTGGAGCAGTTAAGAATTGCGATAAAAGAACAAGAACAGGAAGAAATTCGTTTACAGGATTTATTTGAACTCAAGTTCAATATTAAAGAAGGAATGAATGAAACCGGATGGACACACAAAATTGACAGCATTGGAAGCACCGGAACCGATATATTGGTAAAAGCCATTATTTACATTACCTTATTGCATGTATTTATTAAAGAATCCAGTCATCGTAGCAGTACAGATTTCAAAGTACATTGTATCATTGATGAGGTTGGGCAAATATCAGCCCATTACCTTCGTGAATTATTGAAATTTGCCAAAAATAGAAATATCATGATGATTAATGGATTGCCAAATAAATCAGGATTAGAAAGTCATTATAAGTACACCTATCAGTTCAGAAGAGAAGACAGTGGTAATGTGCGTATATTCCCTAGTATAGTTACTGAAGTGGAGGCGTAA